The following are from one region of the Actinoplanes sp. L3-i22 genome:
- a CDS encoding intradiol ring-cleavage dioxygenase: protein MNQSSYQGRRLPHPEEEVFDQGLGFDLGTLMGRRQMLRAFGIGATVLGLAACSDEKTPSASATSSTSSTSSGEIPDETAGPYPGDGSNGPDVLEKSGIVRSDIRSSFGDSTTTAEGVPMTLELTIKDLANGGKAFAGVAVYVWHCDRAGGYSLYSDGLTKENYLRGVQVADAAGTVKFTSIFPACYTGRWPHIHFEVYPAQADITDNTKAIATSQVALPKDVCDTVYKETGYEASVGNLAQVTLQNDNVFGDDGGVSQLGTVTGDVASGYAVALSVGVDTNTKPSGGAAPAGGGAPPSGAPGGGGPGGAPPSGAPGGGGPGGAPPSGAPGGAPPSAAS from the coding sequence GTGAATCAATCGTCGTATCAGGGACGTCGCCTTCCCCATCCGGAGGAGGAGGTGTTCGACCAGGGGCTGGGATTCGATCTCGGCACATTGATGGGGCGCCGCCAGATGCTGCGCGCGTTCGGTATCGGCGCCACCGTCCTGGGGCTCGCGGCGTGCAGCGACGAGAAGACGCCGTCCGCGTCGGCCACGTCGTCGACGTCCTCGACCTCGTCGGGCGAGATCCCGGACGAGACCGCCGGGCCGTACCCGGGTGACGGCTCGAACGGGCCGGACGTGCTCGAGAAGAGCGGGATCGTCCGCAGCGACATCCGGTCCAGCTTCGGCGACTCGACGACCACCGCCGAGGGCGTCCCGATGACGCTGGAGCTGACGATCAAGGACCTGGCGAACGGCGGGAAGGCGTTCGCCGGCGTCGCGGTCTACGTCTGGCACTGCGACCGGGCCGGTGGCTACTCGTTGTACTCCGACGGGCTGACCAAGGAGAACTACCTGCGCGGCGTGCAGGTCGCCGATGCCGCGGGCACGGTGAAGTTCACCAGCATCTTCCCGGCCTGCTACACCGGGCGGTGGCCGCACATCCACTTCGAGGTCTACCCGGCTCAGGCCGACATCACCGACAACACCAAGGCGATCGCGACCTCGCAGGTGGCGCTCCCCAAGGACGTCTGCGACACGGTCTACAAGGAGACGGGCTACGAGGCCTCGGTCGGCAACCTGGCCCAGGTCACCCTGCAGAACGACAACGTCTTCGGGGACGACGGCGGCGTCTCCCAGCTGGGCACGGTGACCGGCGACGTGGCGTCCGGCTACGCGGTCGCGCTGTCGGTCGGCGTGGACACGAACACCAAGCCGTCCGGCGGCGCGGCTCCGGCCGGCGGCGGCGCCCCGCCGTCGGGCGCGCCCGGTGGCGGCGGCCCCGGCGGCGCCCCGCCGTCCGGCGCGCCCGGCGGTGGCGGCCCGGGTGGCGCCCCGCCGTCCGGCGCACCTGGCGGGGCCCCGCCGAGCGCCGCCTCCTGA
- a CDS encoding DUF11 domain-containing protein, with protein sequence MTRRRCAPHLIALFLLAVCFLVAPALRERPARAAPTTCTTPVTLINGDYELPVIAANSMSLINEGADMPGWRTTAPDHVFELWHEVRQGFNAGSGVQFVELNANYVSTLYQDVPTPAAGQVLRWELKHRGRLGTDVMAVKIGPAGGTLVQQGAQISDGSAAWGTTSGVYTVPGGQTSTRFAFESISAAQNKPTYGNFLDGISFGTAACLFTTTSVSAATANVGDLLTYTVNAENKGGNPAKAAVLSDTLPAGTTFVPGSIRSITGSSSTAVSDSADSDTGEYDAATRTVRVRAGTGAGSAAGGTIPVGESRSITYQVRVNTAAAEATLSTDGAATFTEPIANSTVTSTGNTVGTTVNRAADLQISAAIAAGGVVAGRSATTNLTVTNAGPSTASAVSVSATVPLGIVNVTASMTGASCSVTGQNARCDLPSMGSGATGLMVVSGDVLPAATPGAQATLTSSVTSTTYEVNQADNAASVSGAVATLADVGVTMTNTAGVAGAPITYTVTVTNAGPSVARTLVLGDVIPPTATYNSATGGTCAPTAIGTLECQLADMAPGATTVVTIDMTLKSNAAGAVNNAVSVTSSTPDPNAANNNFSVQSAGTAVADVGVKLGLSQLSAYAGDTVVYTLTVTNNGPSDATNVTFNTIVPPGVTIVRNPPYCTPNACTVGTLPAGATLKLSGNATLQPTAVAGPGFASTTVISPTTDNNAANDTDTINFTVLLKGDLAVGQTLDNPADPGNLVAGQTVTGVVTVTNSGPTRAEGVVMRQSIAAGWPVPSVTTSGATCTFQGTVTAGVTPDGGTFVCNRPTLATAATWQVTFGAVQLAPGYGSAAYARTATVSASTPDPDSSNDSVTTTAAVQQRADVEVAKAVIGSSSLVQTEEVRYRVTVINHGPSDATDVVLREIPDAGLSLASGTTADGTYDGNMLSWTIQRLTPSAGPGVTLDLVGTVLGTGTLHNDSQIVSADGTDPVGGNNSASATITAVAAAPGLSVRTTSTYSTPPPLGVGATISYTYEVTNTGNLPMTTITLAGDLSGPATCVPATLAVGATATCTAGTHTVSPAEVGANRPLTDTVTAQALNTATVLPATYAQFSSSVSVAVPVPSLSVVLTPTVSAPSRQNAAAVGDTIAYSYAVTNNGNVPMDNIALTDTRGDTITCPPGPLATGQSITCTHGNPGYTLVQADLDNGVPVTNVATVTAIESGTTTGFSFASPSSGIPVAAAAPGLTFTTTPSTAGPVGAGATITYTYTVRNTGNVTVDTIVVTDSNAAGVSCPHTVLAPTDPAMTCASTGTPYAVGQTDVDAGTPVYNDAIVDARSVAPGHLPVGAEVSEGVPVVPTVTALTVVSTPHVSPAGPAAGVRPGDQVYLGYVVRNTGNVTMRAIAVTDTLTGPATCPNVPLAPSATMSCTGGPSYPVSQDDFDAGAALTATARVAGRAPLAASAIGYGTSTVTVPIGSGSALLTIATAAVRVSPAGHRTAVEAGDRVGFDFTITNPGTLSVRGISVTDSRTGAVTCPATVLLPGATMTCATDDFSVAQSDIDAAVPLTGVATLRGRSGTGGGPLTTFGTVSTWVPVVVGAPSLGTQAIGTVTPAAHQSGAGAGDTVTWTFLVVNNGNQTMTGISAGPGTITCPQTRLGVREAMTCTDADVHTVTQDEVDLGAPIGTEIAVTGSAPDGPHTFGPFDGSVPVLAAAPVLEIALTTRISETAAASLTAAGVEVGDLLRYGYKVTNRGNVTVAELTVSHARAPRVTCDATRLAPGAGTDCAAADPYRVTQADVDAATPIVDRAVARGLVPGANRKVTSNTAGTSVPLAPPSPELNGAQTAVWTDTDGDGRLGPGDDVVSTIVITNTGNVTLVNLRVTGLPAGVTCAVRQIAPGAQVICRSGTYHLTSRQIAVGQHTFEAHIAGDLLDPAADDVTAEAPSTVAVPARRPARPPARPGSPGRPGGTSPITGQSTALVILLGMALLITGGGLLLVSRHLPRRTRRRPALHARR encoded by the coding sequence GTGACTCGTCGTCGCTGCGCGCCTCACCTGATCGCCCTGTTCCTGCTGGCAGTGTGCTTCCTGGTCGCCCCGGCCCTGCGCGAGCGGCCGGCGCGGGCCGCGCCGACGACGTGCACGACGCCGGTGACGCTGATCAACGGCGACTACGAGCTGCCGGTGATCGCGGCGAACTCGATGTCGCTGATCAACGAGGGCGCGGACATGCCCGGGTGGCGGACGACCGCGCCGGACCACGTCTTCGAGCTGTGGCACGAGGTGCGGCAGGGCTTCAACGCCGGGTCCGGGGTGCAGTTCGTCGAGCTGAACGCGAACTACGTCTCCACGCTCTACCAGGACGTGCCGACCCCGGCCGCCGGGCAGGTGCTGCGCTGGGAGCTCAAGCACCGCGGCCGGCTCGGCACCGACGTGATGGCCGTCAAGATCGGACCGGCCGGCGGCACGCTGGTGCAACAGGGCGCGCAGATCTCGGACGGCAGCGCGGCCTGGGGCACCACGTCCGGCGTCTACACCGTGCCGGGCGGGCAGACCAGCACGCGGTTCGCGTTCGAGTCGATCTCGGCGGCGCAGAACAAGCCGACGTACGGCAACTTCCTGGACGGCATCTCGTTCGGCACCGCCGCGTGCCTGTTCACCACCACCTCGGTCAGCGCGGCGACGGCGAACGTCGGGGACCTGCTGACCTACACCGTCAACGCGGAGAACAAGGGCGGCAATCCGGCCAAGGCGGCCGTGCTCAGCGACACGCTGCCGGCCGGCACCACGTTCGTCCCCGGCTCGATCCGGTCGATCACCGGCTCCAGCAGCACCGCGGTCAGCGACTCCGCGGACAGCGACACCGGCGAATACGACGCGGCGACGCGGACCGTCCGGGTCCGGGCCGGGACGGGTGCCGGTTCCGCCGCCGGTGGCACCATTCCGGTGGGAGAATCAAGATCAATTACTTATCAGGTACGGGTGAACACCGCCGCCGCCGAGGCCACTCTGAGCACCGACGGCGCCGCGACGTTCACCGAGCCGATCGCGAACAGCACCGTGACGTCGACCGGCAACACCGTCGGCACCACCGTCAACCGGGCCGCGGACCTGCAGATCAGCGCGGCGATCGCGGCCGGCGGGGTGGTCGCCGGGCGCAGCGCCACGACCAACCTGACGGTCACCAACGCCGGCCCGAGCACGGCGAGCGCGGTGTCGGTCAGCGCCACGGTGCCGCTCGGCATCGTCAACGTGACCGCGTCGATGACCGGCGCGAGCTGCTCGGTGACCGGCCAGAACGCGCGGTGCGACCTGCCGTCGATGGGGTCCGGGGCGACCGGGCTGATGGTGGTCAGCGGGGACGTCCTGCCCGCGGCGACCCCCGGGGCGCAGGCGACGCTGACGTCCTCGGTGACCAGCACGACGTACGAGGTGAACCAGGCCGACAACGCCGCCTCGGTCAGCGGCGCGGTCGCCACCCTCGCCGACGTCGGCGTGACCATGACCAACACGGCCGGCGTCGCGGGCGCCCCGATCACCTACACCGTCACGGTCACCAACGCCGGCCCGTCGGTGGCCCGTACCCTGGTGCTCGGCGACGTCATCCCGCCCACCGCCACCTACAACAGCGCTACCGGTGGCACCTGCGCGCCGACCGCGATCGGCACCCTGGAATGCCAGCTGGCCGACATGGCACCCGGCGCCACGACCGTGGTGACCATCGACATGACGCTGAAGTCGAACGCCGCCGGCGCGGTGAACAACGCGGTCTCGGTCACCTCCAGCACGCCCGACCCGAACGCGGCGAACAACAACTTCTCCGTGCAGTCGGCCGGGACGGCGGTCGCCGACGTGGGCGTCAAGCTCGGGCTCAGCCAGCTCAGCGCGTACGCCGGGGACACCGTCGTCTACACCCTGACGGTCACCAACAACGGGCCGTCGGACGCCACGAACGTCACCTTCAACACGATCGTCCCGCCCGGCGTGACCATCGTGCGCAACCCGCCGTACTGCACCCCGAACGCCTGCACAGTCGGCACGCTGCCGGCCGGGGCCACGCTGAAGCTGAGCGGCAACGCCACGCTGCAGCCGACCGCGGTCGCCGGGCCCGGCTTCGCCAGCACCACGGTCATCTCGCCGACCACCGACAACAACGCGGCCAACGACACCGACACGATCAACTTCACCGTGCTGCTGAAGGGCGACCTGGCGGTCGGCCAGACCCTGGACAACCCGGCCGACCCGGGCAACCTGGTCGCCGGGCAGACCGTCACCGGCGTCGTCACCGTCACCAACAGCGGGCCGACCCGCGCCGAGGGCGTCGTGATGCGGCAGTCGATTGCCGCCGGCTGGCCGGTGCCGTCGGTCACCACCAGCGGCGCGACCTGCACGTTCCAGGGCACGGTGACGGCCGGGGTGACCCCGGACGGCGGCACGTTCGTCTGCAACCGGCCGACCCTGGCCACCGCGGCGACCTGGCAGGTCACGTTCGGCGCGGTGCAACTGGCCCCCGGGTACGGCAGCGCGGCCTACGCACGGACCGCGACCGTCTCGGCGAGCACCCCCGACCCGGACTCCTCGAACGACAGCGTGACCACCACCGCCGCGGTCCAGCAGCGCGCCGACGTCGAGGTGGCCAAGGCGGTGATCGGCTCGTCGTCGCTGGTGCAGACCGAGGAGGTCCGCTACCGGGTCACGGTGATCAACCACGGGCCGTCGGACGCCACCGACGTGGTGCTGCGCGAGATCCCGGACGCCGGTCTGAGCCTCGCCTCCGGGACCACCGCGGACGGCACGTACGACGGGAACATGCTCAGCTGGACCATCCAGCGGCTCACCCCGAGCGCCGGCCCGGGCGTCACGCTCGACCTGGTCGGCACCGTGCTCGGCACCGGCACGCTGCACAACGACAGCCAGATCGTCTCGGCCGACGGCACCGACCCGGTCGGCGGGAACAACAGCGCGTCCGCGACGATCACCGCGGTGGCCGCCGCGCCCGGCCTGAGCGTCCGGACCACCAGCACCTACTCCACGCCGCCCCCGCTCGGCGTCGGCGCGACGATCTCCTACACGTACGAGGTGACCAACACCGGCAACCTGCCGATGACCACGATCACCCTGGCCGGCGACCTCAGCGGCCCGGCCACCTGCGTGCCGGCCACCCTCGCGGTGGGCGCGACGGCCACCTGCACGGCCGGCACGCACACCGTCAGCCCGGCCGAGGTGGGCGCGAACCGGCCGCTCACCGACACCGTGACCGCGCAGGCGCTGAACACCGCGACCGTGCTGCCGGCCACGTACGCCCAGTTCAGCTCGAGTGTCTCGGTCGCCGTCCCGGTCCCGTCGCTGTCGGTGGTGCTCACCCCGACGGTCAGCGCGCCGAGCCGGCAGAACGCCGCCGCGGTCGGCGACACGATCGCCTACAGCTACGCGGTCACCAACAACGGCAACGTGCCGATGGACAACATCGCGCTGACCGACACCCGGGGCGACACCATCACCTGCCCACCCGGCCCGCTGGCCACCGGTCAGTCGATCACCTGCACCCACGGCAACCCCGGATACACCCTGGTCCAGGCGGACCTCGACAACGGCGTCCCGGTCACGAACGTGGCCACGGTCACCGCGATCGAGAGCGGCACCACCACCGGGTTCAGCTTCGCCTCGCCGTCGAGCGGGATCCCGGTGGCGGCGGCCGCGCCCGGGCTGACGTTCACCACCACCCCCAGCACGGCCGGGCCGGTCGGGGCGGGGGCGACGATCACGTACACGTACACGGTCCGGAACACCGGCAACGTCACCGTCGACACGATCGTCGTCACCGACTCCAACGCCGCCGGGGTGAGCTGCCCGCACACCGTGCTCGCGCCCACCGACCCGGCGATGACCTGCGCCTCGACCGGGACGCCCTACGCGGTCGGTCAGACCGACGTCGACGCCGGGACCCCGGTCTACAACGACGCGATCGTGGACGCCCGCAGCGTGGCGCCCGGTCACCTGCCGGTCGGCGCGGAGGTCTCCGAGGGCGTCCCGGTGGTGCCTACCGTCACCGCGCTCACCGTCGTCAGCACCCCGCACGTCAGCCCGGCCGGGCCCGCCGCCGGAGTCCGGCCCGGCGACCAGGTCTACCTCGGGTACGTGGTCCGCAACACCGGCAACGTGACGATGCGCGCGATCGCCGTCACCGACACCTTGACCGGCCCGGCCACCTGCCCGAACGTCCCGCTCGCGCCGAGCGCCACGATGAGCTGCACGGGCGGCCCGTCGTACCCCGTCAGCCAGGACGACTTCGACGCCGGAGCCGCGCTCACCGCCACCGCCCGGGTCGCCGGGCGCGCGCCGCTCGCCGCGAGCGCCATCGGCTACGGCACCAGCACGGTGACCGTGCCGATCGGCTCCGGCAGCGCACTGCTCACCATCGCCACCGCCGCGGTCCGGGTCAGCCCGGCCGGTCACCGGACCGCGGTCGAGGCCGGCGACCGGGTCGGCTTCGACTTCACGATCACCAACCCGGGCACGCTCAGCGTCCGCGGCATCAGCGTCACCGACAGCCGGACCGGGGCGGTCACCTGCCCGGCCACCGTGCTGCTGCCCGGCGCGACGATGACCTGCGCCACCGACGACTTCTCCGTGGCCCAGTCGGACATCGACGCCGCGGTCCCGCTGACCGGGGTGGCGACGCTGCGCGGCCGGTCCGGGACCGGCGGCGGGCCGCTCACCACGTTCGGCACGGTCAGCACCTGGGTGCCGGTCGTGGTCGGGGCGCCGTCGCTCGGCACCCAGGCGATCGGCACCGTCACGCCGGCCGCACACCAGTCCGGGGCCGGCGCCGGGGACACCGTCACCTGGACGTTCCTGGTGGTCAACAACGGCAACCAGACGATGACCGGGATCAGCGCCGGGCCGGGCACGATCACCTGCCCGCAGACCCGGCTCGGCGTCCGCGAGGCGATGACCTGCACCGACGCCGACGTGCACACGGTGACCCAGGACGAGGTGGACCTGGGCGCGCCGATCGGCACCGAGATCGCGGTGACCGGGAGCGCGCCGGACGGGCCGCACACGTTCGGGCCGTTCGACGGGAGTGTCCCGGTGCTCGCGGCCGCGCCCGTCCTGGAGATCGCGCTGACCACCCGGATCTCGGAGACGGCTGCGGCGTCACTCACGGCCGCCGGGGTCGAGGTGGGCGATTTATTGAGGTACGGATACAAAGTCACCAATCGGGGCAACGTCACGGTCGCCGAGCTGACCGTCTCGCACGCCCGGGCACCACGGGTGACCTGCGACGCGACCCGGCTCGCCCCGGGCGCGGGCACCGACTGCGCGGCCGCCGACCCCTACCGCGTGACCCAGGCCGACGTCGACGCGGCCACCCCGATCGTCGACCGAGCCGTCGCGCGGGGCCTCGTCCCCGGCGCCAACCGCAAGGTCACCTCGAACACGGCCGGCACGTCGGTGCCGCTCGCCCCGCCGAGCCCCGAGCTGAACGGCGCCCAGACGGCGGTGTGGACCGACACCGACGGCGACGGCCGCCTCGGGCCGGGCGACGACGTGGTCTCCACCATCGTGATCACCAACACCGGCAACGTCACGCTGGTCAACCTGCGGGTCACCGGCCTGCCGGCGGGCGTGACGTGCGCGGTCCGGCAGATCGCCCCGGGCGCGCAGGTCATCTGCCGGTCCGGGACGTATCACCTGACCAGCCGGCAGATCGCGGTCGGCCAGCACACGTTCGAGGCGCACATCGCCGGGGACCTGCTCGACCCGGCCGCGGACGACGTCACCGCGGAGGCGCCGTCGACGGTCGCCGTGCCGGCCCGCCGCCCCGCCCGGCCACCGGCGCGGCCGGGTTCGCCGGGCCGTCCCGGCGGCACGTCGCCGATCACCGGACAGTCCACGGCCCTCGTGATCCTCCTGGGCATGGCCCTGCTCATCACCGGCGGCGGCCTCCTGCTCGTCTCCCGCCACCTACCTCGCCGCACCCGCCGCCGCCCCGCCCTGCACGCCCGCCGCTGA
- a CDS encoding MoxR family ATPase → MTLDIAADLLGLLADTTTEPRPDTQLEALTLAVAADLPVLLWGEPGIGKTAALNQLAATLDLPLTTVIASVHEPTDFSGLPVIGADPAVHGVPMAPPDWAVRLANSGRGLLFLDELSTAPPAVQAALLRLVLERRVGALTLPPGVRIVAAANPRGSAADGWELSAPLANRFVHLQWTYDHEVVLRGLGGTWPRAALPTLDREKLAEAVAYARRGVTELLTGRPKLVHQLPQSETKRGGPWPSPRTWEMAVRLIAFGNAAGTSREVLSMLVRGVVGDGPGLELLAVLDRVDLPDPEALLADPGAAVLPERGDLRQAVLEAIVEAVRRNADRKRWEAAWTLLVKALDGGAPDLVVVPAGNLADLRRDDWPLPAGIERLAGAVNVVRQAA, encoded by the coding sequence ATGACTCTTGATATTGCTGCTGACCTGCTCGGACTGCTCGCCGACACGACCACCGAGCCCCGCCCGGACACCCAGCTGGAAGCGCTCACCCTGGCCGTCGCCGCCGACCTGCCCGTCCTGCTCTGGGGCGAACCGGGGATCGGCAAGACCGCCGCCCTCAACCAGCTGGCCGCCACCCTCGACCTGCCGCTGACGACCGTCATCGCGAGTGTCCACGAGCCGACCGACTTCTCCGGCCTGCCGGTGATCGGCGCGGACCCGGCCGTGCACGGCGTGCCGATGGCCCCGCCGGACTGGGCGGTGCGGCTCGCGAACAGCGGCCGTGGCCTGCTCTTCCTCGACGAGTTGTCGACCGCGCCGCCGGCCGTCCAGGCCGCGCTGCTGCGGCTGGTGCTGGAGCGCCGGGTCGGCGCGCTCACCCTGCCGCCGGGGGTGCGGATCGTCGCGGCCGCGAATCCGCGCGGTTCGGCCGCGGACGGCTGGGAGTTGAGCGCGCCGCTGGCGAACCGGTTCGTCCACTTGCAGTGGACCTACGACCACGAGGTGGTGCTGCGGGGGCTCGGCGGGACGTGGCCGCGGGCCGCGCTGCCCACGCTGGACCGCGAAAAGCTGGCGGAGGCGGTGGCGTACGCCCGGCGCGGGGTCACCGAGCTGCTCACCGGGCGCCCGAAGCTGGTGCATCAGCTGCCGCAGTCGGAGACCAAGCGGGGCGGGCCGTGGCCGTCCCCGCGCACCTGGGAGATGGCGGTCCGGCTGATCGCTTTCGGTAACGCGGCCGGGACCTCGCGCGAGGTGCTGTCGATGCTGGTCCGGGGCGTGGTCGGGGACGGCCCGGGGCTGGAGCTGCTGGCCGTGCTGGACCGGGTGGATCTGCCCGATCCGGAGGCGCTGCTCGCCGATCCGGGCGCCGCGGTGCTGCCGGAGCGCGGGGACCTTCGTCAGGCCGTACTGGAGGCAATTGTCGAAGCGGTCCGGCGGAACGCGGACCGCAAGCGATGGGAAGCGGCCTGGACCCTGCTGGTCAAGGCGTTGGACGGCGGCGCGCCGGACCTGGTCGTGGTGCCCGCCGGGAACCTGGCCGACCTGCGACGCGACGACTGGCCATTGCCGGCCGGGATCGAACGACTGGCCGGCGCGGTAAATGTTGTGCGGCAAGCGGCATGA
- a CDS encoding FtsK/SpoIIIE domain-containing protein: MAGHRVPASDRLRIPLGLSPDATPIHLDLKEAVDSGMGPHGLIAGTAAPAVLRTITSGLAATHLPDEASFVLLDATPGSLVTLGRFPHTEVLVDATRMDLLPRLIEVLEGELARRKRLLVAAGCASHSEYLRGAATRPPMPALILICHEFSALFDAHPELLDLVRRIGWLGRARGIHLILAAADVPEPGVHGLAGYLSYRIALPGAPAFVLGPHPTGTPPAGHGLLRAHTEEPIPFALNPTAETNGTSPGTTAERFATSAEATAERIGTSIGATAERNPTGAEDRDAVERLSTTPPPTHRIWLPPLDEPPTLDDLAGPIVTDPDHLPRFADQTLHDTLQIPIAVLDKPRDHRRDTIWLPVAGNVAVVGGPGSGKTDLLRTATAALALAHTAPDLRVIAPASIAPDHQRIPLVHGVLDPSRPADDERRDLHALLDTPTGDTILMIDGWAEFWTTHPDWHDLLLEIARRGSSRGVHLIATATHWSDFDPRFTDHFGSRLELRLTDPAESTIDPVAAATVPADRPGRGIVAAPTGALHFLTARAPDDALVRSLSTDHCAECGFTYVAVSPADLPARFRATGNLYAAALLAATDLRRRPYPEVWSPLEYTCHLRDMLRVQRERLALALATDNPAFTPMGRAERPLRDGYNAQDPHTVLTELDQAGESLAAAFEALTPGDLRRTGTYNWPVTAVRDLLWIGRHTVHEIVHHLLDITRQR, encoded by the coding sequence GTGGCCGGCCATCGGGTTCCGGCGAGCGACCGCCTGCGCATCCCGCTCGGTCTGTCCCCCGACGCTACGCCGATTCACCTGGACCTGAAGGAGGCTGTGGACAGCGGAATGGGCCCGCACGGCCTGATCGCCGGCACCGCCGCCCCCGCCGTTCTGCGGACAATCACATCCGGCCTGGCCGCGACCCATCTACCCGACGAGGCGTCCTTCGTCCTGCTCGACGCCACCCCCGGATCCCTCGTCACCCTGGGGCGATTCCCGCACACAGAAGTGCTCGTCGACGCGACCCGGATGGACCTCCTGCCCCGCCTGATCGAGGTCCTCGAGGGCGAACTGGCCCGCCGCAAACGCCTGCTGGTCGCCGCCGGCTGCGCCAGTCACAGCGAGTATCTCCGCGGCGCCGCCACCCGTCCGCCGATGCCGGCCCTGATCCTGATCTGTCACGAGTTCTCCGCGCTCTTCGACGCCCACCCCGAGCTGCTCGACCTGGTCCGCCGGATCGGCTGGCTGGGTCGCGCGCGCGGCATCCACCTGATCCTCGCGGCCGCCGACGTCCCCGAGCCCGGCGTGCACGGCCTGGCCGGCTACCTCTCGTACCGGATCGCGCTCCCCGGCGCGCCGGCCTTCGTCCTCGGCCCGCACCCCACCGGCACGCCGCCCGCCGGCCACGGCCTGCTCCGCGCGCATACCGAGGAACCGATCCCGTTCGCCCTCAACCCCACCGCGGAAACAAACGGCACCTCCCCCGGCACCACTGCGGAAAGATTCGCCACCAGCGCCGAAGCGACCGCGGAAAGAATCGGCACCAGCATCGGGGCGACCGCGGAAAGAAACCCCACCGGCGCGGAAGATCGCGACGCCGTCGAGCGCCTCAGCACGACACCACCACCCACGCACCGGATCTGGCTGCCGCCACTCGACGAGCCACCCACCCTCGACGACCTTGCCGGCCCCATCGTGACCGATCCCGATCACCTCCCCCGATTCGCCGACCAGACCTTGCACGACACCCTCCAGATCCCGATCGCCGTCCTCGACAAGCCCCGCGACCACCGCCGCGACACCATCTGGCTCCCGGTCGCCGGCAACGTCGCGGTGGTCGGTGGTCCAGGCAGCGGAAAAACCGACCTCCTACGTACGGCCACAGCCGCGCTCGCCCTCGCCCACACCGCCCCGGACCTGCGCGTCATCGCCCCCGCCTCGATCGCCCCCGACCACCAGCGCATCCCCCTGGTCCACGGCGTCCTGGACCCGTCCCGCCCGGCCGACGACGAGCGGCGCGACCTGCACGCCCTCCTCGACACCCCGACCGGCGACACGATCCTGATGATCGACGGCTGGGCGGAGTTCTGGACCACCCACCCGGACTGGCACGACCTGCTCCTGGAGATCGCCCGCCGCGGCTCGTCCCGGGGCGTGCACCTGATCGCGACCGCCACCCACTGGTCCGATTTCGATCCCCGGTTCACGGACCACTTCGGGTCCCGTCTGGAGCTGCGCCTCACCGATCCGGCCGAGTCCACGATCGATCCGGTCGCCGCCGCCACCGTCCCGGCGGACCGCCCCGGTCGCGGCATCGTCGCCGCCCCCACCGGCGCCCTGCACTTCCTGACCGCCCGCGCCCCGGACGACGCCCTGGTCCGGTCGCTGTCCACCGATCACTGCGCGGAGTGCGGCTTCACCTACGTCGCGGTCTCCCCGGCCGACCTGCCCGCCCGGTTCCGCGCCACCGGCAACCTGTACGCCGCGGCCCTGCTCGCCGCCACGGATCTGCGCCGACGTCCGTACCCCGAAGTCTGGTCGCCTCTGGAATACACCTGCCACCTCCGCGACATGCTCCGGGTCCAGCGCGAACGGCTCGCCCTGGCGCTCGCCACCGACAACCCGGCGTTCACCCCGATGGGCCGTGCCGAACGGCCGCTCCGGGACGGCTACAACGCGCAGGATCCCCACACCGTCCTGACCGAGTTGGATCAGGCCGGCGAGTCCCTGGCGGCAGCCTTCGAGGCGCTGACGCCCGGCGACCTGCGGCGCACCGGCACCTACAACTGGCCGGTCACCGCCGTCCGCGATCTACTGTGGATCGGCCGCCACACCGTCCACGAGATCGTCCACCACCTGCTCGACATCACCCGCCAGCGCTGA